In Aricia agestis chromosome 16, ilAriAges1.1, whole genome shotgun sequence, one genomic interval encodes:
- the LOC121734628 gene encoding connectin-like, which produces MRAQKIPAALLLLLVAIDSLHANRRKQKEKIIQTTTNICDISDRDSKVHCYCENSPEINEAIKTECWVFNGGIDKTDPLWPSFTSQSNIEILAFNVRADGGLSFVPTKVLRYLRKLKIFSIKYSSILKIESETFVNLTSVQEMTLTKNQIVVLNKYAFYNLPNLTTLTLDENRIKKLETDTFYGLPALQKLFLTSNNISKIEEGAFRHLVNLLELELDRNNISELNKESFNGLANLKRLDLRRNKIAILNSFTFIELWNLQELLLDYNEIYILAQRTFDGLSQLKKLSLSHNKLVTLADGLFEGVRGLSAVDLRHNKLKRFTIDNLRPIYDNLKLQKSYIYLEGNDFDCDCHLAWMHKLRHEANSIKVRTSLENFVCKLSKDSNFHQGYFEPAKNAEKENIINELDEDDFNEEDETYIEEPKKVRSDNERTLLQIPVELLPCPAEVKSVTDKTYTYPSQNEAKDYRNLIQSSAVGNVGDVILIVLLSFVV; this is translated from the exons ATGCGGGCTCAAAAGATACCCGCTGCCTTGCTACTGTTGCTAGTTGCAATAGACTCCCTGCACGCCAACCGGAGGAAGCAAAAAGAGAAAATAATCCAAACGACAACTAATATATGCGACATTAGCGACAGAGATTCCAAAGTCCATTGCTACTGTGAAAACAGTCCAGAAATAAATGAGGCAATTAAAACGGAATGCTGGGTATTTAACGGAGGTATAGACAAGACGGATCCTTTATGGCCGAGTTTTACTTCGCAGTCCAACATAGAAATTCTGGCTTTTAATGTGCGGGCCGATGGCGGACTCAGTTTCGTGCCAACCAAAGTACTCAGGTATTTGAGGAAGCTGAAAATTTTTAGCATAAAATACAGCTCCATTCTAAAGATAGAGAGCGAAACGTTCGTTAACTTGACGTCAGTGCAAGAGATGACATTAACGAAGAACCAGATAGTTGTGCTGAATAAATATgcattttataatttacctaaccTAACAACGCTGACTTTGGACGAGAACAGAATAAAAAAGCTCGAGACAGATACGTTCTACGGGCTGCCGGCGTTGCAGAAATTATTTCTAACGAGTAACAATATAAGCAAAATCGAGGAGGGAGCGTTCCGGCATCTAGTTAATTTGCTAGAATTAGAGTTGGATAGAAATAATATAAGCGAATTGAACAAGGAGTCTTTTAATGGACTAGCTAACCTAAAACGCTTAGATTTAAGAAGAAATAAGATAGCTATATTGAATTCTTTTACGTTTATCGAGTTGTGGAACCTTCAAGAGTTATTATTAGATTATAACGAGATATACATATTAGCACAGAGGACGTTCGATGGACTATCGCAATTGAAAAAACTGAGCTTAAGTCATAATAAGTTGGTAACTTTAGCGGATGGATTATTCGAAGGAGTACGAGGATTGTCAGCGGTAGATCTAAGACACAACAAGTTAAAACGATTCACTATTGATAATTTACGACCGATTTACGACAATTTGAAGCTACAAAAGAGCTACATTTATTTAGAAG GGAACGATTTCGACTGCGACTGTCATTTGGCGTGGATGCACAAACTCCGGCACGAGGCGAACAGCATAAAAGTGAGGACATCTTTAGAAAATTTCGTTTGCAAGCTCAGCAAAGACAGTAATTTCCATCAAGGTTACTTTGAACCCGCCAAAAACGCCGAGAAGGAGAATATCATAAATGAACTCGACGAGGACGATTTTAATGAGGAGGACGAGACGTATATTGAGGAACCGAAGAAAGTTAGAAGTGATAATGAGAGGACATTGTTGCAAATACCCGTGGAGCTCCTACCGTGCCCTGCTGAAGTCAAAAGTGTCACGGACAAGACATATACGTACCCCTCACAGAACGAAGCTAAAGATTACAGGAATCTCATACAATCTAGCGCTGTGGGAAACGTGGGAGATGTAATACTCATTGTACTATTAAGTTTTGTAGTTTAA